In Flavobacterium piscisymbiosum, the sequence AGAAAGGGATGCCTTGAACTCACGTGTTATATTTACCGTGATGGTTTCTTTGTTCACAGCAAAATTCATTAAGAGATTAGATTTCATTTTCTTTAGATTTTAAATTCATTAATACCTGATCAAGCTGACTGAAACGATTTTCCCAAATTGCTTTAAACTGCTCCAGCCATTTGTCAACTTCTTTCATTTTGTCAATTTTGAGTTGATAATATATCTCACGGCCTATTTTTTTTTCGGCTAATAAGTCGCATTCATTAAGGATTTTGATGTGTTTAGAAACGGCCTGTCTTGTGGTATTAAATTGCTCTGCAATCGCGTTGGGTGTTAGTGCATTTGTAGCCACCAATACTAAAATAGCCCTGCGGGTTGGATCAGCAATAGCCTGAAAAATATCTCGTTTCATTTTTATTTATTTAAATAAGCAACCAATTAGTTGCAAATATACGCAACCGTTTGGTTTCTCAAAAATATTTTGCAATTATTTTTAAAACGGATTTATGCAAACAAAAAAAAAGATGCACTATTTGTACGTCTTAAATTGTATTAAGTTTTGTCTAAAAAGCAGTTAATGGCTCTGGATTTTATGGAGAAGGATTAACACAATTTTAGTTATCCCATTTTTCGATTATATTTTCCTGCCACAAATTTTGAGCATATTCCCTGAATACTTTTGGGCCATTTTTAAAATTGGCATCCAATTTATATTCACCGCCAATAAAAGATGCTTTATCATTTACATCACTTCCAACCTGAACCTTATTTTCTCCGCGCATGGCATATTTATTATTTCCCTCGTACATGATTATTTTCATGTTAGACGGACTCACATCACCATGGCAAACGGTTTTATACATAAGCCATACTTCGGCAATTCCGTTTTTATTTAAGTCGGTGATTTTAAAAGTATTTTTAACAAAAGAAGCAGTAATATCAACGGGACAATCGACAATAAAATCCTTCACTCTCCAGGTTTGAGTTGCTACATTATTTGAAAGTATAAAGTGATAGGCATATAATTCAGCATCACTACCATCTTCAAATTCATGTTTCAGTTGCTCATTATGATATATGCCGGTTTCAGTTGTAATGACAATATTATCTCCGGATTTATCTTTCCAGCGAACGGCACTTTTTATAAAACCTTCGTATTTTATGGAACCCGGAAACTGAGTAGAATCGATTTTGTTTACAACTAAAGAATATTCTTTTTCCTCTGTTAATGCTGAGGTTTCAACTTCTTCTCGGGACTCTTTTTTATCTGATTTACAGCTTGAAAAAGTAATAAGTAACAGGCATAAAAAGGCAATATTTTTCATAGAAAAGTGTTTAAAAGAAATGATTTATTCCTGCTGAATCCATTCGTATTTACCGTCTTTCAAATAAATTACGCCACCGCCGCAGCTTTCTTCGGCATGAATAAGTATTCCGTCATTCAGGAGTTTTATCTTATCTTCTTCCTTGATTTCTTCATCGCCCATTATTTCGCCATCGTCATTTACATTATTCCAGTAAACCTCATTTTTAGGTGCTTTTTCGAATATTCCTGCCCAGTCAATTTCATCAAAACCCTGACTCAAAACATTATTTCCTAGCCCTAAATAATCCGTCTTATTTCCGTTGCCAAATGTTATTCTCAAACCGCTTTTTCCGCTTTTTGTGCTTCGTACAATTTCGACAGTTTCGTCAAGATTGTCGCCGTCAAGATCACAGACAATTTTATTTACTTTATGCTTTGTCGAAATAAGAATAGTGTCGGCATTGTTTGTATTTTCAACTGGCTTTTTTATACTGTCGGTTTTTACAGTTTTTATTTCTGTTTGTTGTTTCTCTTCTTTCTTGCACGAAATGAAAACAAGCGTAATAATTACCAGAATTCTAATTTTCATAATTTGCTTCTTTTTTGAATAGCATAATATTTTAAAAATTTATTTCAATTCTTTAACAATCTCTGTAAATTTCATTTTTGTAGCAATTTGAATTGGCTTTTCTCCGTACGAAATATCATCTCCGGCATCAAAAGTTTCAGGTTTGTTTTTATCTGCACCTTTTTTCAAAAGGTATTTCACCATCTCCGGATTATTCTTTTTTACAGCAATTATCAATGCAGTTTCTCCGTCTATATCGCCTTTATTGAATTTTAAAGCATTCAAAACCTCATAATCAGATCTTCTTACAGCTTCTTCAAATACATGAAATTTCCCTCGAATATCTCCTTTTTCCTGATTGGCACCTTTTAATAAAAGCAGTTTTGCACAGTCGTAAAAATTACCAAAACCAGCAGTGTTGAAAGCATCAGAGTTGTTTATATTTCCTCCTTTTTGTATTAGATATTTTAATATTTCCAAAGTTCCTTTATCAGCCGCAGTTTCAACATACGATTCGTCGCTTTTAGGTTTGTTAATTACCGCTCCGCCTTCTACAAGAGCCTTAACCACCGCGAGATTATTTTGCCAGATGGCAGCCTGCAGAGGCGCAATTTTATTCTTTGGTTCATAATTGGCAGGGAATTTTGTACCAATCATTTTAAGTGCTTTTTGAGTATTATTTGCAAAAACAGCATCATAAAATTCATCCACAACTTCTGGTGAAGGAACGACTTGTTTTGATTCTGAAAAACAGCTACTCAAAGAAAGGGCCAGGAGAGTTAAAACAATCAGTTTTATTTTTTTCATAACTAAGGTTATTTTTTCATTTTTTAGGATGCCGAAAATATTTTAAAATCCATATTGAAATACATAAGAATGTGACTTATCCCCTAAATTTATTACTGACAATTATATTTTTAAGTCTCGCCTTTAAGTCTTCTCCCGTATCAAAAACCATTTGTTCATTATTAGGGAAAGGCACAGCGCGCTTATTAAAATACGACATATAATTCTCCTCGCAGGCGCTTCTGTCTCCTTTATAAGTAGAATAAATATTCTCAAAAATAAATTCGCTAGTTATCGGAAATGATTGTAGTAACTGATTCGTTTTCACATCAACATAATCTATTTGAGCCGTTACCTGACAGGATTTAAATTGTCTGAATTCATATACATTTGCACGAAGCGTTCTGTAGTTATCGACTTTTATTTCCTTGCCCAAACTATCCTTTACAGGTCTTCCTCTGCTGTCCAATAGTGTTTTTACACCATCTTTTACCTGTCTTTCTTTAATAAATTCTTTCTCCTTAATTTGTTCCGGCGAAATATTAATTTGTCTAAAATTGATCACCAAACTATAATCGTACGTAACATTTTTTTGTCTCAGGTTATGATAAACTGTCCACTTATCATTTAATCCGTAGGTTTTAAAATCCAGTAAATCATCCTGAAGTACTTTCGGAATTACCATATTGGTTTCATTTTTGGCATAAACATCCACAAAATCAGTCCCTTTAAACTGTGCATCTTCCATCAATTTTTTGGTGTTTTTATAATTTGGACTCAGACTTTCCAAATAGAAAAAATCATCATATGCTTTTCTAAAATCCAGTTTGTTTTTTGATTTTAAAAGTGCCGAAGCATTCTCATATAAGTACTTAGAAAGCGCAATTTTACTGCTCACAATCTGATCCGAATAATTATCAAATACAAACGAAGCATTTTTACCCTGTTTTAGTAAAGGCAACGGCAGTAAAGGCCTAATTTTTTCCTGACGATTATTCAATTGCAAATACGTATTATAAACTCGTTCTGCATTGGCTGGAGTAGCTTCTTTTATCATCAAATCAAGATTGCGTAAATCCCTGTCCTTTGCTTTTGCAAAAGCCTCTTCGAGCAAAAACACATAATCTTGTTTCCCTTTTGAATCTTTTTTGGTTCTCAATGCCTCTACGGCGCGGTCTATTGCAGCGTCATAATTTCCGTCGCTTAGCAACGATTGGGTGGTTTTTACACCACATGACGAAAGTGCTAAAAATAATATAGAAAACAGTAAAGTAATTTTTTTCATAGTATTTTTTTGAAGGTGTAAATATATCTTTTTTAACATTCAACAACTATGCCTTTTTTTGATTTATTTTCAGGAGCATAAATTTCATTTTTCATAAGAATCACCTGTCCCGCTTTCACCTTTATCTCTCCTCCCGATAGCCATCTGGAGGAGAGGATATCGGCTCTATCGGGGCTAGTTTAGAATTTTTGTTCTCTTAAGATGAACTGTATTGTTTATGCGAGTAAGAACTTTTTTCCTTAATACAAAACAATCTCATGAATCCAATTTTGATTTTTTTTTGCAGAGATGAAGCAATGTGTGTTTTATCCTTGATTAAGATTCAGTGCTTTCAAAAGAGGTTCTTAGTACTTATGAATTCTTAAGATTAAATAAGATGTATTTAATAAATAGTATTTTTTTTCTGTAAAACTTTATTTACAAAAAGCAAATATGATTCTTATCTTTGAAGACTTTGTTTTTTCGTTTGTAACAGCAGAAAAAAACAGATAAACAGGCAATCAATTAAATAATTTAAAACAAACAAAATCTAATGGATTTAAAAATAATAACAAAGAAAGTAGTAATGGTATCTGATCAGTATGAAAAAAACTGTGATATTAAAAGAGATGCAGATTGGTATATTTTAAAATTACATGAAGAAGTTGGAGAATTGACACAGAATTATCTTTCCTATACGCTTAGAGGAAGGAAAAGAAATCTAACACCAGAAGAATTAAAGCAAAATATGTCGAATGAAGTAGCTGACATTCTGGGGCAGATTTTATTATTCGCAAATTATCACGATATTGATATAGAGAAGTCTATGGAAGATAAATGGTTTTCGTATCTAACATTAAATGCTGATGAGTAGCAAGGTATCTTTTAGGAAATAATTGATGATAATTTTTCTTCGATTCCAATATAAAAGTTATCGAATACAATATTGTGTGTACGTAAATAATAGATACCTAAACTTAGGAAAAACAAACCAACAAAAAAGAACAAAAATTTTACTAAAAAATCTTTCTTTGGCAAATAATATTCAGTTTCGGGTTTTGCCGGATTGTAGTAAATAGGTGTTGTTTCGTGTATAGTACAAATTGAATTGCTTTTTCCTTTTACACTTATCTGATTCCTTGAGGTGTCATAAAATATAAAAAGTGGTATTTTAACAGGTGCTTCATTTTCTGCTAATGACTTTTCATTGCTAAAACCTATAACGGTTGCAATTGTTTTTATTCCGGTTTTTATAATTCTTTGTTGTTTGATATATACTTTAATACCCATAAACATTAATATCAAACCTATAAGAACAAGTAAAATATCCCAAGCCGATTTCCAGATTAATGATGCAGTTTCCATATTAAATTATTGATTTATTTCGTGTGCAATCACATTAAGTTCATGATCTATTTCATCCTGCGTTGGATTTTCGGCAATTCGAGTAATCTCCTGAACGACCCATTTATTTTTGATGTTTTTTCCAAAAGTAACAAGAATCCAATACTTCCACATTTCGTCTTTGCCTTTTAATATTTTTACTGTTTCAGGAGCAATTTTTTCAGAGAACGGAAGTAAAAATGCAGCAATGGGTTGGCCAACTGGCCAGTTCATATCTTGCAGCCATTCTAATAAATCCGGAATAATTGGTTCGATATCTCCAAAAGAATGCTGTTTTAGTTTTTCAACAGTTTCAAGATCAAATTTATCTTTTGGTATCAAGCTTTTAATATCCATAAAAGGTTCATTTATAATCGATAAGCAATAGACAAGTTTCCGTTTGTGCTTAAAATAATGGCTTTCCTGCTTTTAGGATTGATAATAATATTGGCTTCATCTTCATATAAAAATGAAATCCAGTATTTGCAAATCAAAGCCCATTTAGATTCTATTCCCGAAGTTTTGTTCCAAAAAAAGATAACCGAATCATCATCTTCCCAATCAATAAGATTTTTTAAATTTTTGTCGAATGCGTCAATATTAGATTCATTCCAATCGTTTTGCCAGTTATATTCCTTTTTAATCTCATTTTTTATTTTCAATTCTTCAGGATGATTGATAAGCATCAAATGTCTTTTATTTTCCGAAACATATTCAGTCCAAAGTGCAGCACAATAATCATCAGTCAAAGCCTTTATTTCAGGTTTATCAACATCGGTTAATTGAGGTTCACAATAATCATTTTCAAAATAATAGAATTTTTCCAGAGCCTCATATTTATTTATAATCTTTTCCATTAAAAATTAATTTTGATGTCGATTTTTTAGTCGTTTCCTTAGAGACACAATCATCATTTGTAGGAGTGCTGATGCTTTTTATAGTTGTGGTCTTCACTATGATATTGTTGTAATTATTGGTTTGCGTTTTGTCTATATCAAAAGTCGAATTACGATCCTCAAATTCTCCTGCACAATTGGTATCCCATTCTCCGCCAGATCGCGAAATAGAATAATTGTTGAGCACTGGCTTCAAAGAATTTTTGTTTATAATGTACAATGATAAGTGAGTTTCACTAAAAGGATTAGGCCTGCTGCTGCCGTTATAAGACACCCTAACTCCAAAGGCTCTTGTAGTTTTATTAAGGTGATATAATCCGGTATCAATCGAAATACTGCTTAACATTAATGCATCAGATGTCCAGGCATTGGGTTCGATAAATTTGCAGATTATTTTACCTGTTGCATTATCGATCACAACGATATAGGCATCCAACACAAAATAATCATGGCCTTCATTATCTTGTTCATTAATATCATATTTAGGAATAACCAAAACACTCTTACCCTTGTCATACGGTAAGATTTTTTGAGTAAAAAATTCCTGATGTACTTCACTTTTTTTAATATTGAGCTGTTTTAAAACAGTATTTAAGTGATCTGTATTTTGAGAAAACGAAAACTGAAAGCAAAGCATTAAAGCAAGTAGTATTTTTTTCATTAGAATTTATTTTAAAACTTGTATTGTCTGCCAATTCTTTCCTCGGGTTTTTCGCAAAATAAATAAAGGCAAAGTAAAAATACCCATTCTAGAGGTTTCATTAATAAATAGGTCAAATTAGACATTCGGTTTGTATTGATTTTTAGCGATAAATTATACCCGTATTTATCATAATTGCCACGTATAAAACGATGCAATTTTGGAGAGAAATCCTGAATCATTTCCTCGAATGCATTTGCAATAAGCAATTGCCGATTGACAATTATGGTATTACCGTTTCTTTTTCCAAATCTTAGCGGTTTTACAATTTCAGGATCTCCTGATGCTGCAACCGTACATAAATAATGTCCTTTATGATCAAGGATGGGCGGATGCATTTGTTGCGAAAACCTCCAGGTAGTTGTTTCTGTAAATACTTTTATAAGCGAATTAGAATCCTGACCAAACAAAATAAGAACAATGGTTACCAATAATAATAACGGAATTATCAAAATAATACTCCAAAGTGGCAGATTGCTTTTTTTAGCAAAAAACTGATTTAATCTATTCAAAAATTTATTAGAATATGTTTTTTGACTGGCAACTATCATCGTATTTGTCACAGTTTGAATTATAAGGCTTGTCGAAATAATAAGACTTACAACCGGAGCAAATATGAAAAAAAGGATATGATCTGTTTTATCATACATATCTATACTTTCGGTATTGTGTTCTGATATTTGCAGAAAAACTAAAAATGAGATAATTGTACCAATTATAAGAAAACTAAAAGACAAAACCTGAGCCAGAGGAGGCAATTTATTACCTTTTAACCATATTAATGCAATTGATATATTGAAAGCAATAAAATAAAATAGTAAAGTGAGAATGTGTTTCTCACCAAAAGGAATATAGCATTCGACATCGACAGGATCAATAGCTGTATAATATTCATTATCGTGCATTAGTAATCCAAAAAAAAAAAATACGAATGAAAAAACATAACCAACAGCCAGAATAAGTTCTAAAATCGAAATGTCTTTTTTAATTTTTTTAAGAACTAAAACAACAGTAGTAATTACTGCTAAAGCAGTTAATGAGGCATAAAAAAAAATCATATAAAGGTGTTGGTGTTTGGTTTTTGAAATTTCTCTTTTGATATCAGAGAGTTTTTGTCGTTTACTTTGGCCAATATAAAACATTAAATTTATGACCATCCGGATCAGAAAACCCGAAGAAATAACCTTTTTCAAAACTCTGAGGCTCAGCAAAAATTCTTCCACCGGCATTTTTAACAGCCAACAACCACTGATGTACTTCGTCTACACTTTCTGCAGAGAGAGAAAATATAATTTCATTTCCTTGTTTCAAGTCGGCTACCTCATCATTAACCGCCCATTTAAATCTCTCTTTTACAAAAAAATGAATAATAAAATTATCCTCTCCAAACATAAAACTTGTCAGTTCTGTATTTGTTCCGTTGGGTTTAAAACCTAGTTCGCTATAAAATTTTGTTGTTCGTTGCAGATCTTCTACGCCTAAATTGGCCCATATTTTACTAGTTTTCATAAGATTTATTTTAAGTAATACTATATAAATTTATGAAATTTAAAATTAAGATAGGGACTGAGATCTGCTGTAGTGTAACTTTGCAGATTGAGATGTGGCGATGTAATCGTAGAGACGTACAGCAGTGCGTCTAACATTTGGTATGTTTTATGATTTTCTGCTTTTTACCTGATACACAATTTCCCAAAATAATATTGATAAAACAGCATTTGTAAATATTGCTGTTTTAACCAAATATGGATCGTACTTTGCCAACAAATGCAAATTGGCAAATTGTACCGCTAAAAATAAAGATGCTGCTGCAATTGCGATAGAACAAATTATATTCAATAAAGGTGTCCATTTGAGAGCTAAGAAAGCGTAAATAAGATTTAAAACGGCAAAACCACAGCCTAAAGTAATGTAGGGATCTGTTTTTAATAATTCTCCTAACGAAAGTAAAGGTGAAGTTGTAGAAAGATATAGAAAAAATAGGATCGAATAAATTAGAATTCTTATTTGTGGTTTCATTTGAAATTTATTTTGCTTTGGCGAAATTACGAATTAAAAATGAAGCTGTAATTAAGGTATATTTAAAAAACGGTTTTTTAATAATCTTCAAATGACTTTTTTTCGTCCCAATTTTCTTTACTTAAAAAATTTCCACAAGAATTATAACGTTT encodes:
- a CDS encoding ankyrin repeat domain-containing protein — its product is MKKIKLIVLTLLALSLSSCFSESKQVVPSPEVVDEFYDAVFANNTQKALKMIGTKFPANYEPKNKIAPLQAAIWQNNLAVVKALVEGGAVINKPKSDESYVETAADKGTLEILKYLIQKGGNINNSDAFNTAGFGNFYDCAKLLLLKGANQEKGDIRGKFHVFEEAVRRSDYEVLNALKFNKGDIDGETALIIAVKKNNPEMVKYLLKKGADKNKPETFDAGDDISYGEKPIQIATKMKFTEIVKELK
- a CDS encoding VOC family protein — translated: MKTSKIWANLGVEDLQRTTKFYSELGFKPNGTNTELTSFMFGEDNFIIHFFVKERFKWAVNDEVADLKQGNEIIFSLSAESVDEVHQWLLAVKNAGGRIFAEPQSFEKGYFFGFSDPDGHKFNVLYWPK
- a CDS encoding DUF2947 family protein, translating into MEKIINKYEALEKFYYFENDYCEPQLTDVDKPEIKALTDDYCAALWTEYVSENKRHLMLINHPEELKIKNEIKKEYNWQNDWNESNIDAFDKNLKNLIDWEDDDSVIFFWNKTSGIESKWALICKYWISFLYEDEANIIINPKSRKAIILSTNGNLSIAYRL
- a CDS encoding ArsR/SmtB family transcription factor produces the protein MKRDIFQAIADPTRRAILVLVATNALTPNAIAEQFNTTRQAVSKHIKILNECDLLAEKKIGREIYYQLKIDKMKEVDKWLEQFKAIWENRFSQLDQVLMNLKSKENEI
- a CDS encoding DUF3592 domain-containing protein, coding for METASLIWKSAWDILLVLIGLILMFMGIKVYIKQQRIIKTGIKTIATVIGFSNEKSLAENEAPVKIPLFIFYDTSRNQISVKGKSNSICTIHETTPIYYNPAKPETEYYLPKKDFLVKFLFFFVGLFFLSLGIYYLRTHNIVFDNFYIGIEEKLSSIIS
- a CDS encoding M949_RS01915 family surface polysaccharide biosynthesis protein; amino-acid sequence: MKNIAFLCLLLITFSSCKSDKKESREEVETSALTEEKEYSLVVNKIDSTQFPGSIKYEGFIKSAVRWKDKSGDNIVITTETGIYHNEQLKHEFEDGSDAELYAYHFILSNNVATQTWRVKDFIVDCPVDITASFVKNTFKITDLNKNGIAEVWLMYKTVCHGDVSPSNMKIIMYEGNNKYAMRGENKVQVGSDVNDKASFIGGEYKLDANFKNGPKVFREYAQNLWQENIIEKWDN
- a CDS encoding DUF5071 domain-containing protein — translated: MDIKSLIPKDKFDLETVEKLKQHSFGDIEPIIPDLLEWLQDMNWPVGQPIAAFLLPFSEKIAPETVKILKGKDEMWKYWILVTFGKNIKNKWVVQEITRIAENPTQDEIDHELNVIAHEINQ
- a CDS encoding MazG nucleotide pyrophosphohydrolase domain-containing protein, whose product is MDLKIITKKVVMVSDQYEKNCDIKRDADWYILKLHEEVGELTQNYLSYTLRGRKRNLTPEELKQNMSNEVADILGQILLFANYHDIDIEKSMEDKWFSYLTLNADE
- a CDS encoding DUF6688 domain-containing protein, translating into MIFFYASLTALAVITTVVLVLKKIKKDISILELILAVGYVFSFVFFFFGLLMHDNEYYTAIDPVDVECYIPFGEKHILTLLFYFIAFNISIALIWLKGNKLPPLAQVLSFSFLIIGTIISFLVFLQISEHNTESIDMYDKTDHILFFIFAPVVSLIISTSLIIQTVTNTMIVASQKTYSNKFLNRLNQFFAKKSNLPLWSIILIIPLLLLVTIVLILFGQDSNSLIKVFTETTTWRFSQQMHPPILDHKGHYLCTVAASGDPEIVKPLRFGKRNGNTIIVNRQLLIANAFEEMIQDFSPKLHRFIRGNYDKYGYNLSLKINTNRMSNLTYLLMKPLEWVFLLCLYLFCEKPEERIGRQYKF